The genomic segment TCTCTTCATATAATTTGGTAAGCTCTCTTGATACAGAAGCATTTCGCTCTGGTCCGAATATTTCTTCAAACTGCTCCAGGGTTTTTATTAAACGATGAGGAGATTCATAAAAAATCATAGTGCGTTCTTCAGGAATCAGGCTTTGCAGACGGGTATGTCTTCCTTTTTTATGAGGAAGAAATCCTTCAAAAGTAAACCTGTCAGATGGAAGTCCAGATTTCACTAAGGCTGGGACAAAGGCAGTAGGACCGGGAAGGCATTCTACATCTATGCCATGTTTAAGAGATTCCCTTACCAGTAAAAAGCCAGGATCAGAAATGGAAGGTGTTCCTGCATCTGAGATAAGTGCCACCAGCTGTCCTTCTTTCATTTTACTTACAATACCTTCAACAGCTTTATGCTCATTAAAAATATGGTAACTCTGAAGCCTGTTGTTAATTTCATAATGTTTTAATAAGTGGCCGCTTGTTCTTGTATCTTCTGCAAGGATCATATCAGCTTCCTTAAGAATTCTTAATGCTCTAAGAGTGATATCCTCAAGGTTTCCTATCGGGGTTGGAACTAAAATTAATTTTCCCTCTTTTTCTTCCATTTAGTTAATAAGCCGATCTATAGCTTCGGCAAGTTTTCTGTCTTTTTCGGTTATTCTATTTCCCGCGCTATGCGTTGTCAGCTGAATTTGGACTTTATTCCAGGAGTTGGACCAGTCCGGATGGTGATCCATTTTCTCTGCCAGAAGTGCCACACGAGCCATAAAGGCAAAAGCTTCGGAGAAATTTTTAAAAGTAAAGGTTTGTTCCAGTCTGTTTTCTTTTTCCTGCCACATAAAAGATTTTTTTAAGTGAAACGTTAATTTCGGGTCAAACCAATTTACAGCTGTGAAGTTAGAAATATTGATTTGAAAAGCAGAGGCGTTGTTTAAAATAAAGCGTTTTTCAAAAGAGGTATTAGATTTGTATGAAAATGAGCCTTTAGGAAAAATAAATAACAAGTATCTAAAAAAAAGGAAATGATCTTTCCGAGATTATTGTTTAATATTCTGAAATAATTAAAAGGGACATAAATATTTTGCCAAACTTTCATGAAATATTATCGGACGGAGGTCCGGTTTATGCAGAAACCAACCTGAGCAACATTATTGCTGAACCCTGGAATGCCCTCTCTTCACTGGCGTTTCTGGTCCCCGTTGTTATATGGCTTATAAAAATTCAGGGAAACTACAAAAAGCATGCATTCCTTACTTTTTGTCTGCCGCTCCTGTTTTTGGGTGGACTTGGTAGTACGTTGTATCATGCTTTCAGATCGTCTTCACTTTTATTGCAATTGGATGTACTTCCTATTGTGTTATTGACATTTTCTGTCAGTATATACTTCTGGTACAGGATTTTAAAATCCTGGTGGAAGATTACACTTGCAATGGCTCCGTTTATACTGGTCAGGTTGTTTGTTTATAAATTTGTAACACTTTCCGGTCATGATCTTATTAATCTGAATTATTTTGTTACCGGAGTAATGATATTTTTGCCATGCCTTATATTACTGATTAAAACAAAATTTGCAGGTATTACAGATTTGATTTTGTCCTGCGTTCTAATGATCCTGGCACTTTATTTCAGAGGAGCAGATTCAGGAAACTTTACACTTTTGCCAATGGGCACTCATTGGCTCTGGCATGTAGCTTCTGCTGCAGGGAGTGGTTTTTTGGGAAAATATTTATATGATCTGAACTCCAAACATCTTCAGTCAATAGAAAATAAAATTTGACGATACCGCAATTCTGAGCGAGAAAGCTTATTTTTGTAAATCTCTGTATTAGAATGAGTCTAAGACCTTTGAATTTCAGTGATTAACTTTTTGCATATTTCACCTTTGTGAAATATGAATTTTCGTAAACCATTTTTATAAACTAATCTATTATGAGAAA from the Sporocytophaga myxococcoides genome contains:
- the rsmI gene encoding 16S rRNA (cytidine(1402)-2'-O)-methyltransferase; its protein translation is MEEKEGKLILVPTPIGNLEDITLRALRILKEADMILAEDTRTSGHLLKHYEINNRLQSYHIFNEHKAVEGIVSKMKEGQLVALISDAGTPSISDPGFLLVRESLKHGIDVECLPGPTAFVPALVKSGLPSDRFTFEGFLPHKKGRHTRLQSLIPEERTMIFYESPHRLIKTLEQFEEIFGPERNASVSRELTKLYEETVNGTLKEIKEHFSQKTVKGEIVMIVAGREDK
- a CDS encoding ceramidase domain-containing protein, coding for MPNFHEILSDGGPVYAETNLSNIIAEPWNALSSLAFLVPVVIWLIKIQGNYKKHAFLTFCLPLLFLGGLGSTLYHAFRSSSLLLQLDVLPIVLLTFSVSIYFWYRILKSWWKITLAMAPFILVRLFVYKFVTLSGHDLINLNYFVTGVMIFLPCLILLIKTKFAGITDLILSCVLMILALYFRGADSGNFTLLPMGTHWLWHVASAAGSGFLGKYLYDLNSKHLQSIENKI
- a CDS encoding 4a-hydroxytetrahydrobiopterin dehydratase translates to MLFIFPKGSFSYKSNTSFEKRFILNNASAFQINISNFTAVNWFDPKLTFHLKKSFMWQEKENRLEQTFTFKNFSEAFAFMARVALLAEKMDHHPDWSNSWNKVQIQLTTHSAGNRITEKDRKLAEAIDRLIN